The following nucleotide sequence is from Candidatus Limnocylindria bacterium.
AGCAGATCGAGACCCTCGCGCGCGAGGTGCTCCCCAAGGTGAGCGGCGCGCGCGCGGGGGCGGCCGCGCGATGAAGACGACGACCACCACGCAGACCACCCACTACGAGATCCAGAAGAAGCGTCGCGAATCGCTTCTCGACGAGTGGAAGGGCTATCACAAGAACGTCCTCAAACGGCGCGACGTCGTGATGCATGACGTACCGAGCCGCCGTATCCGCAGCGGCGTGTACGCCGGCTACGACGGCGATCGTCCGACGAAGAACCTCGA
It contains:
- a CDS encoding cupin codes for the protein MKTTTTTQTTHYEIQKKRRESLLDEWKGYHKNVLKRRDVVMHDVPSRRIRSGVYAGYDGDRPTKNLDATIHELAPHSTTTIHRHSWDAIEFIESGRGWTEIDGQRLDWRPWDT